Genomic window (Juglans microcarpa x Juglans regia isolate MS1-56 chromosome 2S, Jm3101_v1.0, whole genome shotgun sequence):
CCCCACCGTGTCGATCGACGATCTCAAAAGCCAATATTGGACTTTGGTTGAAGAAGGAAATTTTGAAGGGTTTGGCAATCGGGATTCTAAAACAAAGGGAAGTccgcccggggggggggggggggggggggggggggggggggggggggggggaatcaaATGTTTTCTTGCATTTTGTGCCGCCCCAAAACCCACCGTCGACGCAACACATTATTTCCTATTGCGACGATTAATTACGTCGCCATATTTAGTTATATCGTTGCAAAAACCAAATTCCAGTGACCGAGTGCACTTAATCGCAAGTTGAGGTTAAAAGTGAGTAGCGAGATCAAAATCATTGCAAATATCCATTTATTGCAGTAATTTTATTTGCAATGATAATAAAATCACcgcaataaatcattttttcttctgGTGTGCACTCATGTGCACCATGAATTGGGAGGCATTATATATGATCATAAAGATAGCTTATCGGAAGTGTTTTAGACTAATAAATTCTTTTGTCAAATTCTCTAAATCCTTTGACTCTTCTTTCTCTTCGTAAGTTTTTCTGTAAGGTAGAATATTAATAGACATCAACGTTATCTATATTTTCGGACTACCCTAATTATTTTCAGTGAGTACATATATAGAGATATACTACAGTACGTACCATATTAATGTCACTGATTTTAACCTTTTGCCGATATAGCATTacctattaattttttaactttcttatttataaataagagaTGATCTAAGAGAAATGAAAAGTGACACGATAAACCCATAACGCAAGTATCAGTACTACATGATAAGCATGCACATGCACAGGTCCCGCTTGGAGATCCGTTGGGTACGCAAGTGACAAACAGCTTGCACCAAACAAGATAATATTCGATCGCTACAAGCTGTTTGTCATTGCATGAACTTTAATTTACACAAGGGAAATTAAAGGATTTTGTCCCCACGATAGTCAAAGTGAAGTACTACTACTCATACGTTTGagaatgacatttttttaatattgtgtttTTTCTTCGAAACCATAAACGTGCATGCGGTACGTACTTTCAACAAATTTCCACGAtcgataaaagaataaaagaaaaaggaaattcaGTCCCAAGTCCTCCATCACCAATTACTATCGGGAGTAGttttatatttagatgttgattttagatgatcatatataaataataaaaaaataataataaaaaattgtttataaataataataaaataatataagattacTTTATTTACCAAAGACGGTCTTAGACTGCacattaaaatctcaaaattaattGGAAGTCCAGTACGTATTAATGAGCAATCATATATAATGGTTTCGTATGCAATCCAAAAACTAGGAATGATATTTACAAgtactgtatatttatttaaaataaataagtaagtgtaaaatttatataaataataataataatgaattattttgcGGTACTTGATCGCGATCTATCTAGCATTAGTAGTCAGAAACAGATAGTCACGTGAAGTCACAAGATGGTACAAGGCCACCTACTAGGCTACTACATGCTCGGTGCTCCTCCCCCGCACGGACTGAATATCGAAATTGTAATTCAATGAATgcagctaaaaaaaaaaaaaaaaaaaaattctattaatcatTCACACATATcacatatcatatatttttttcttacatgACATGATGAGCAaatttaataagtttttttttaaaaaaaagtgtgatatataaaaatgatttgagtgcaaatttaaaaaaagattaggGGTTCTCGAGAAGTCACAGATACAGAGAAACTGTGAATGTGTGTGCATGCGTGTCGGTGTTAATAGAGAAGGATTCTCTTCAACTTTACGAAATTCATGAAGTTCTCATTCAAAAACTGCAGTAGCGTATAAAACAACgtacaacattttttttgggGCAAGTAAAGTgcagggaggaaaaaaaaagttaaaacacaacATAACATTATTCATCTAAAACATTGTACCCACAGCATATCGATTTGAATCATTTGATACACCATGAGATGAACGAAACATCAACACACAAATTCTGTAAAAAGATTAACATGATCATCTCGCTTGTTATTTTCTTCCGAAGTGATCACACCATGCAATACTGCATCCTGCAAACATAGAACAAAACATGAGTACTATCTAAAAGAACACTAGCTAAAAGAAgtaggattaaaaaaaaaaaaaaaaattagaaagaaaaaatggattagTACCTAGGCGGCACATTTGAACCCTGAAGGTGGAGTCTTGCCACAATCAATGAGGACCTCAAGAGCAATGGGAATAATGATACTGATATTTAGAAGCTTAGCCTTAATGGTGGTGCAAAGGCAGAGAGCCGCATCCAAATCCAACAGACCTTGCAGCACTGGACAGCATGTGTCCTTAGCACTACTGCCAATCCCTATGTGCACAAGGCCGCCTAACACGTCTACGCATGCTCCCAGCTTTAGAGTGTCAATGGGGCATGTGTCTGCCGGTGGAGGTGGGGGAGGAGGACATGGCGTCTCTGTCGGAGGAGGGTTAGGAACAACTGGAGGCACGGGAACCACCGGCGGCGGCTGTGGCACCACTGGCGGCGGCAAAGGCGGAGGCTGTGGCACCACTGGCGGCGGCAACGGCGGCGGCTGTGGCACCACAGGAGGCGGCAACGGCGGTGGATGTGGCACCACTGGTGGCGGCAACGGTGGTGGATGTGGCACTACTGGTACTGGTGGGTATACAATGGGAGGGCTGGGAATAACAGGAGGAGTCACAACCGGCGGCGGGGGTTTGGGCACATAAGGTGGTGGATAAACAATGGGAGGTTTGGGCACGACCGGCGGATAGACCGGAGGCTTGGGTACATAGGGGGGATAGACAGGAGGCTTGGGTGTAACTGGCGGCTTTGGAATATAGGGTGGCTTTACAGCAGGTGGCTTGGGTGGATGTGGGGGCTTAACGTGCGGCGGATGTGGTGGTTTTACCGGCGGTTTGGGTACGTAGGGGGGATAGACAGGAGGCTTGGGTGTAACTGGAGGTTTTGGTATATATGGTGGCTTTACCGCAGGTGGCTTGGGTGGATGTGGTGGCTTGACATGTGGCGGATGTGGTGGTTTCACCGGCGGTTTGGGTACGTAGGGGGGATAGACAGGAGGCTTGGGTGTAACTGGAGGTTTTGGTATATATGGTGGCTTTACCGCAGGTGGCTTGGGTGGATGTGGTGGCTTGACATGTGGCGGATGTGGTGGTTTTACAGGAGGCTTGGGTGGGTGTGGTGGCTTGACATATGGCGGGTGGGGCGGTTTTACAGGCGGCTTGGGTGGTTGTGGTGGCTTAACATGGGGTGGATACTTCGGCGGGAAGGGTGGCTTAACATGGGGTGGATACTTTGGCGGGAAGGGTGGCTTAACATGGGGTGGATACTTTGGTGGGAAGGGTGGCTTTACGTGGGGAGGTTGTTTGGGTGGGAATTTTGGTGGGTACTCTGGAGGAGGACAGTAGGGTAAAGCAAGAGAAGCAAGCAAAGTACCCAAGTTTAGAAGGAGAACTAAGAGATTAGGGAGAGCAAACTtccccatcttcttcttcaacaaccCAAGACTCCAACACCGGATGATGTTTCAGTGTTCAAGCTGGTCTGGCGCATATGATGTCTTGGCCTTCTTTTATAGACAATCGATGATCATAGCAGTAGAGACTGTAGTAGTAGTAGCATTTTCACTTTGTGGGGTCTTTGTCATTGTGTTTGCATTGGAGGGCCATCATGTTGTTGTATTCTTCCTTGGATTGTCAATCAAGTTGGATTTGGTACAGCTCTTTTGTGCCAAAAAATTAGAGACTTTCAGGAGGAGGGAATCGAGGAAACGCGGATTTGTAAGAGAGGACATTTTTATCAGGTAGTGGCGTCATGTAGCGCCCGTGAATGTGGTCATGATGCTCACATGTGACTCTTTCACTATGAAAAACACATTTTCCTGCTATTAAAAAACTCAGTAAGAGGACAAACTACTCTCGGATTTTAGCAATCGGATAAGGAAAAATCCTTTTCTTTGAATCGACTACTCGACGACTCCCTCCCTAGCTCCTAGTGAAGCTGTCGGCCAACCAAATAATTTAGAAGTGATTTATCATCAATTTGatactgagattttttttttttctttgtttcacttttttttttcttaagaattAGGGGAGGTGGGCTAGCAACCTTTCCTAGACGTGAttataggaatttttttttactgtgaAATGTTCAATTTGAATCATAACTACTGTTTCAAAGACGAACTCCTCATTATAGTACTctcaaaatatctaattagttCAAAACGTATCACATAGCCTAAATGTCAAGCTTTACCACTACTATATTTGGATTTTAAAGACACTACCCTTTTTTTATACAAGGGACATGAGGTGGAGGTTTGGAACGTAGATTTTTCATTAGGAAAATCGGGTCAAAGACGCTACCCTTGACTACGCAGTCTGCACATACCTATTTCAGTTTTAAAaaggtatttaaaatttttacctGATATATATCTAGAGTAAAATCCCAATTAGGGAGTGCGTCCCAAATGATCATTAATGGGATATTACCCAAAATCACGCATCTTAATCACGGAAGTCAGAAGTTTGCAGATGACAGAGACGCATGCAGCTGGCACGCTCGGCTCTATGAACGcggaaaacaaaaacaaaacaaaagcaagaaCAGAAAGAAACATATCGATCAGTTCAATAGCTCTGCCCATAGAAACCATAAAAACCACTTGCTTGCTGGTCCCCGAACTGCTAACAAACAAGACAAAGATGTCCAACCATTGAAACCACTCATGTCAAGTAGTTATCTGTACATAAGAATAGAGAGTATAAAGTACGTACTTGAGAGTtacatacatattatataaactcGAGAACTTCAACGGAAATCTAATTAAGCTTCATTCCAACCCATGTTGTTGATCAAGAATTGTTGATAAATAATGTCTCACTTCTTTGTGAAATTAGATGTTTAGTCTCTATTTTTCACATCTTAGATTCTATATATGTGTGGTTGTGTGGTTGTTAAGGTCTCTGATCTCTCCATATATTGTGAAAGGCTCCCACTGTATAAGGCAAGGAAAAGCACATGCCGACCGATGTCAATGGTGGTGTCAAAAGGGACTTGTTAGGTACAAGCGGTTTAGCACACTAAACCGCATACCCaaattcacataattttttttttattattatgaagaaaaaaaaatttagataagaaTAAGGTTCTAATTTAtctcacaaaaattatttttgtcgtTAATTCGTattgtttcattaaataaatatcttaCATTTAATATTAGTGTGTGGTTTGGCCTGCAAAATTAATTGCAATAAGactttttcctatatatatatatatactatgttGTGGGAATGCATGGGGATTGACTTCTCATTACTGAACAACTTAAAATGAATAGCTGTTAATGAAAACAACGCATTTCCTGAATACAACGTATCATAAAGGTactatttttcccttttttttctttttcctttttgggcCTTTGGTTCTTCTATCGGTGGAGATCAGCTAGTCCCTGAGTTTCTATAGTCCCCTACCTCTCTTTTGTTCATATGTGTGTAGCTTCCCCTTTCTCATGAATTTGAGGGGTCGGGTTGCCTGCTTTAGCACTGTTGTGAAAACGAAGCAAGAAGAGTagagtaaaacaaaaaattgatgataGAACACAAAGATTTACGTAGTTTGATAACGTGCTTATATTTATCAAGCTGTAGAgtattttattatcttgaggaatgaaaaaatacattttgtatACTGTTCATCTTGACCATATTGttcataataaacataattatatagttatacggTAGAAATcctaatttcataattattgcTTTATTCGCTCAAGCGAGTCTTGAACGAACTCTCTACTTGTGCTTCGCTAGAGtgatttgttgcatgaatattgAGCAAACTTTTCGTCTAGTGTTTCTCGCGTCACAAAAAGGGTCAAACAATTTTCAACATTACCCTCGACCCCCCACGAGGCTTGTCCACGTTCGCTTCATCTTGAGCCTCCATAGCTCATGCCTCATTGAAATTTCACTAAAAAATAGTGATGAATTCTTGTCGGGTTGGGTCATGAAATCGGGCCACTACAATAATTAACTACTTCACAAACCCAACAAGCCCCCTAAAAACTTTTCCTAGCTTCACCTTTCACGAACGTAGTGACAGATCCATTTGGccataatattgtgaattttagtGCACCATACAATGAAtttgaattgttaaaaaaaaaaaattaaaaacatgaaaCGAAACCTTCAGTAACGAcatacaccttttttttttttttcacttactCTGCTGGACTGAAAAAAGTTTGCATCTGGTCATTAATGCTTCCATCCCAATTGTATTAGCATATTCTAATTGCAATGCAGCTCAGAAAACTAAGAGGGTTTGTCCAGAAAAGAGCAACTGATCATCAAGGGCTCCAAAATTGGCATATTCTTTCAAGGGAAATGATAGGGATTTCGATAATGGGTTTCGATAGTATTTATTTTACGTAGTGATTAATgaagtacttttttaataatattatgaattttttttaaaaatatttaagatgattaaaaaaattcatgaaaaaaaaaaagaaaaaaaatgaaatacacgTGGAAGAATTCTCGATTGCTAGCTGTAGTACTGCGACCCTTCTTTCAAAGCATTACTTGTAGCATATTCCATGCATTCGCGTTAAATTTTCTCTTACGCTGGATCCAAGAAAGGACATTTGCTGAAAATGTACAGAAGAACGAGAGGTCATCCTCGAGTTGCTTAGATAGAACAGCAAAAGGATTAGCTTTGAAAATAGGAAACTGACAAATTAGATTTTTGTATTATTCAAAATGCAGTACAAAACAAACTTATCTTGTACCACACATCAGGATCGATCCATCCAAAGATTGCATTTGTCCATATGGTGTATGTTCCCCGATCGATAATGTTGACTTTGACCATATTTAAAATTACGACAAAAAATATAGCTTATAGTTTTAgagtttaaaatttataatttaagtaataaattttactattaaaaatttatttactgtttagtaactatatgtttaaagcacttttaaacatattatatttatttagaaacaaattaaaaaagtactttttGAGGTAAATATaacgattatttgaattttttaaaaattatgatcatattttttaaagtttgaaaattgtaattatttgaaagttgttTTAGTATTTTCGCTCAttaacaatctttttaaaactcGAATTATGTTCTGCATTATTTAGAAAAGCGTGTTTGAGATGTTGATTTtctttaaatgtattttttgacttatttgagattaaaaaattattttaatatataacactcaaataacctaatttttctattaaaaagtttttaaaactatttaaacactttttaggACTCCTAACGTAACCCCCGTTgtcatacctttttttttttttttgaaaacccCTTTGTCATACCTTATTTTTGTGCTTGGGAGTCTATATCTCAGATAATTCTGATTCTTAATTCGAAATATGATTGTTGACTTACTTGGATCCACTGTGACAAGCATGGCAATCCCACCAAAATCACAAGTGCCTCCACCCAGCTTTGTGTTTTGCAAGTAGCCGTTGAAAGCATACAAAAGAAGCATGAGCCAAAATGATGTCACGTTGGTAGCATGAACCATTGGGTTGAATTGACTTGCAGTCTGCACCCAGACCCGCAGGCATAGTCTATAGCTTGCTAGAACTATCGGTTCAGGAACAGTTGGATTAGAAACACAACAGACTTGAAATGCTAGGTAGAAGTGTCAAATatacaaatcttttataaaaaaatagactctattaagaaaaaaaatgagtttttatacttttatatagtgtctatatttttataaaaaatttatacgaGACTtgtgtatttaaaatttatatatatcatttctcgaTCCTTATATCTAGTGTTGATGATGGAGATAAGAGAACTAAATCAGGTGGGCTAGGAACATGTTTTTGGGGCCTACGAAAGCTACCAGGTGGGCTTGGCTCGTACTCTGGTGGATTTGGGAGTGGGGAATAGATAGGTGGGCTAAGCGTGTTAGAGGTTACGCATGGTGGGCTTTGGATAAGGAAATTGAGTGTTGAGCATTGTGGAGGGGATGATAATTTATAAAGCATAGTTTAAAGAGTAGTACTACTCTGCTACTGTATGTGCTCACTTTTTGTGCCgtctaatataaattattattttttaaatatatttaaatatttttttaaaaaaatatcaatacactaataatcatttttttaactattaaataaaaaaaattaaaaaaaaattaaatgtataaaCGATCAAAATGAAAAGGTAAAATGAGGCGAGatagtagcattactctagCTTAAATTAAATTGTATAGGTGTAGTAGGTAATATTGGTGTAGGTAAGATTGTATGGTTGTGGGGGGAACATGTGCTAATGATTCAAATTGTTGTAATTTCGTCACTCCAAGTGAATTTCTATACCAAAACGAGAAAATGACACGGACCAAAATCACGAGAGAACATCATAAATCGAGGGAAACAAAGAAAACGGTTCAAAAACAAAGGACAAATCCGGCACATCGATTACAAGTGTAACGGTAACTTTCTGTCTTGTTCTTCCTTCCGTCTTCCCCCACTGCTGCTTAAAAATCAGGCCCAAACCCACAAAAGGAATTAGCTTTCGATCCTCTGAAAGAGAGAGCGAAAAACCCGTTGAAAACAATCGCAATTACTTCACAGAAAATCCCCGAGAAGATCAGAAATGACCATGCGCaaaggagaagaggaaaaagaagagaaggagaGCCTTGTTATGGCCACTACCAAAGTGGTTGAGTACTTGGAGCCATTGATATCAAAAGAGCTTCTCTGCAAGTTTCCCGACAACTTGGTCTTCGATTTCGACTATACCCAGAGCTCGATATGGTCCCCTTTGGTCACTAAGGCGTACAGCCCCATGGACTTGGACTTTGAATTGGGTTTCATGGCACCAAGAAAGCTTTCATTCGGGATGGAGTTGAGTATGGATTTGGGCAACAAAAACAAGCTCAAGAAAGTCACTTCCAACATCAAGAAGAAGATCAGCACCACTTCCTTCAACATCAACCACAATCTTCTGAAGATTAAGctcaagaagaaaataaaggcGTCCGAGTTCTCTCCAACTCCTATGAAGAACACATGTTACCCAGCCGCCATAAAGGTATTTCTACTTCTTTCAGGGTTCTTGctccatatttttcatttatatcttttccttttttttttttttttcttcttctctctctctctctctctctgcctgaAAGGTTACAGTTTGGATATCATCAGACTGAAAGAAAGCCCATTTGAATTGAAAGTGTTAGGGATAAGTAATGTATTCGATAGCTAATTCAAGGAAAATTTCAGatcttggggggggggggggggggggggggggggggggggggggggggggggggggggggggggggggggaggtggtGTTGAAGTTATCAGGGGAAAATGTCTGATTCGTTATAGAGATACCATGATTTACCAAAATGTGCTAAATTTCCCGAAAACCAAACGTCTAGCACCAGAAGACTTGGAATCATTCTGCTGCTACTGCCCTTCGCCCCCCTGGCGCTTTTCTCTGTTTAAGATTCTAATCCATTTAGTTCATTCCTTAAATTTCAAGTCTACTGAGGGTGTCTTTCACATACTACTTTATACGTATACAGGCATGGACTATGGTGCTGAAAGCTGCGTCGAAAGGTTTCaagaaaaaaacgaaaaaagatCACACAGCCTATCACCGAAAGCCCTCCAACTATCTGAGAGATCATGGAGCTACTTCAAGAGGATGattgtatttgtaattttattctcaattaataagattgattttcattaatttatagttGGTATTCTTTCAGCAGGCATCCTCTTCGTCCaattttttctatattgttttttcttttattttttgggtgtaATAACAGGCTATTGATGCAGATTTTAGACGTATATCTTTTTTATCTACAGTAAGAAACAGAAATCATCCAGATGCCATTAGGATGGAAAGGCTAGAATTCTGACAAACTGGCGTTGGATATATGCTGAATATGTGTAGAAAAAACATCTCTTTAAATTGATCTTATCCGAACTTGAGGAGCTTGATCATGTACGTGTATACGTGTATGAGCTTGGCTCAACTGGAAGATTGGCGTGGAAATTGGAAAATGCAAGTGGCTTAAGAAGGAAGAACATTGATTATGATGATTGAAATTGGAGACTTGAAGGGCACTTTATAGGAGCAGAAGCATAAGGTTCTTGCCTGTAACTCCTTTACAACTATTTcagaactcatttttttttataggtatgaaCTTTAGGCATTGGTATTTTATAACACATTTCATAATTAACCAATGCAATTATtctacttcattaaaaataaatttcaattttacaaaactacCATCTATATTTCATGCTGAGTAAAACAATTCTAAAAGAGTTGGTAAGTTGATTTCTCAAGTTTTTAATCCCAGAAGATGATTAAAAACACTTCGGATGCAATTTTATTAGCAACCttcacaaattttaattttataaacgTCAAGaggaaaaatacattaatacaaaaatttcataaaagtaaactcacaaattgatatattACATCAGATtacaaagttatttttaatgtaaagtGGATCAAATAAATCACATGAAACTACGTCAATTTGTTGTAAACTTGTCCGTCGGAATACCTTTTCAACTAGATTGAACAACATGCATTAGGttacattttctctcatttggGAATCAGAAGAACATTCCACAATGCTCAACTTCAAGCCCATTTGGCCAAGAGAGACATACAACCAGCCCCAAGAAGAAGAGATACATTCGACTCTATCTGAAGCTTGAAATTGCTCTGCACCCTTGAATTCATAAAATCGGCTGCAAGAAGATCAACTAGAGCCATATAGATTAAGATCCCGGCCGATGCTGCATTAAAAATTCCTTCAACAATCAGGGCAGTAGAGCTGTTCTCATTGTAAACATTAGATATCCCGATTCCGATTGCAATCCCAACTGGGGTTGTAAGAGAGTAGAATACCACCATAATTGCAATAGCTCGGGACTTGAAGTTTGCCTAAAATTGcagataccaaaaaaaaaaaaaaggacatatttatatgaatttataGACCAGTTACAGTACTTAAAATTGTTTATGATTATTGTACCcgcaaaacaataaataaataaataaatttataaaggtTAAATGTACCTGAGAGATGCATCCACCAAGTCCCATGCCCTCAAAAAATTGATGGAAGGTTAAAGCAGCTACAAGAGGCCTTATTGTCTTTGGACTTTCAGAAGCACCCAGAGAAATTCCTATAATGACTGAATGCACCACAATTCCCAACTCCAGAACCTACAGTTTAGCCAAAATTACATAAACAAACTCTAAAAATGGTTTTTTGGATAGTGAaacgagatgaaatgagaacagATGAGACTGTTTTTGTATTCAAATGGGGCCTAATATTTCTTCATGCCAAAAACAGGAAaagagaatttataaaaaaaaatagatatatacacAATGGATCACTAATTTGGAGGAAAACTGGTGAAGACACATGACAAGTTATTTTTTTGCCAAAATAAAAACGTCCCAACACGCTCATGAAGGCAAGAGTTTTTCGAGAAACCCAGAAAAGAAGTTCGGAAATTAAACCAAAACAGAGAAGGAAAACTTGTAGATCCTTTTCACACATGAAAACTTGTTCCtgagatttcaaaaattgatttaaGCGAACAAAAACCTGAATATATATGAATGGGGAATTGAACAGAAGGATCGTCAAGTACTCCACAACCTCAAATTACCTGCGATATGACTCGATTTCGAAGAAGCTCAGACGAGCCAGGATTCTGAGCCAAATAAGCCACCGGACCGTGAGCATGACC
Coding sequences:
- the LOC121251404 gene encoding 36.4 kDa proline-rich protein-like isoform X2 codes for the protein MGKFALPNLLVLLLNLGTLLASLALPYCPPPEYPPKFPPKQPPHVKPPFPPKYPPHVKPPFPPKYPPHVKPPQPPKPPVKPPHPPYVKPPHPPKPPVKPPHPPHVKPPHPPKPPAVKPPYIPKPPVTPKPPVYPPYVPKPPVKPPHPPHVKPPHPPKPPAVKPPYIPKPPVTPKPPVYPPYVPKPPVKPPHPPHVKPPHPPKPPAVKPPYIPKPPVTPKPPVYPPYVPKPPVYPPVVPKPPIVYPPPYVPKPPPPVVTPPVIPSPPIVYPPVPVVPHPPPLPPPVVPHPPPLPPPVVPQPPPLPPPVVPQPPPLPPPVVPQPPPVVPVPPVVPNPPPTETPCPPPPPPPADTCPIDTLKLGACVDVLGGLVHIGIGSSAKDTCCPVLQGLLDLDAALCLCTTIKAKLLNISIIIPIALEVLIDCGKTPPSGFKCAA
- the LOC121251404 gene encoding 36.4 kDa proline-rich protein-like isoform X1, with protein sequence MGKFALPNLLVLLLNLGTLLASLALPYCPPPEYPPKFPPKQPPHVKPPFPPKYPPHVKPPFPPKYPPHVKPPFPPKYPPHVKPPQPPKPPVKPPHPPYVKPPHPPKPPVKPPHPPHVKPPHPPKPPAVKPPYIPKPPVTPKPPVYPPYVPKPPVKPPHPPHVKPPHPPKPPAVKPPYIPKPPVTPKPPVYPPYVPKPPVKPPHPPHVKPPHPPKPPAVKPPYIPKPPVTPKPPVYPPYVPKPPVYPPVVPKPPIVYPPPYVPKPPPPVVTPPVIPSPPIVYPPVPVVPHPPPLPPPVVPHPPPLPPPVVPQPPPLPPPVVPQPPPLPPPVVPQPPPVVPVPPVVPNPPPTETPCPPPPPPPADTCPIDTLKLGACVDVLGGLVHIGIGSSAKDTCCPVLQGLLDLDAALCLCTTIKAKLLNISIIIPIALEVLIDCGKTPPSGFKCAA
- the LOC121252788 gene encoding uncharacterized protein LOC121252788, yielding MTMRKGEEEKEEKESLVMATTKVVEYLEPLISKELLCKFPDNLVFDFDYTQSSIWSPLVTKAYSPMDLDFELGFMAPRKLSFGMELSMDLGNKNKLKKVTSNIKKKISTTSFNINHNLLKIKLKKKIKASEFSPTPMKNTCYPAAIKAWTMVLKAASKGFKKKTKKDHTAYHRKPSNYLRDHGATSRG
- the LOC121252786 gene encoding zinc transporter 1-like, encoding MEMVQQLYSTLFCALFLLPSLVFGECSCDTGDEDQRDKDQALKYKLVAISSILVAGALGVCIPMLGKTIPALRPEKNIFFIIKAFAAGVILSTGFIHVLPDAFENLTSPCLAENPWGKFPFTGFVAMVSAIGTLMVDAFATSYYSKSHVHNAPHGTGPLEEKVGEHDEEDHTHVHTHATHGHAHGPVAYLAQNPGSSELLRNRVISQVLELGIVVHSVIIGISLGASESPKTIRPLVAALTFHQFFEGMGLGGCISQANFKSRAIAIMVVFYSLTTPVGIAIGIGISNVYNENSSTALIVEGIFNAASAGILIYMALVDLLAADFMNSRVQSNFKLQIESNVSLLLGAGCMSLLAKWA